In Gadus morhua chromosome 2, gadMor3.0, whole genome shotgun sequence, a single window of DNA contains:
- the LOC115532684 gene encoding retinoic acid-induced protein 1 codes for MDLSTGFSVSPLPRGHTEAMDLVKRPEWYRRHAVTRSADGSSPLRARLRADGSRPDGGLVLPLRPKMEEAGLQDAAMDCRTAAPQGRGLFHESVHGRLWQAGFYPTETAAAVDSSSGTDSDSGSDVIFLLSASKDSAACSSVSGGSVSLAEGAELALDGEGRGCFLLPSALSSASGESSCSSDSSDSVIPERHARPVVLLSDVTVRYGHYSESPINISSDEDSIALEEAAGGGEPMLRDSEDSGSDKGSVSGEATAGSERGDLRRSPRIRMAAIPVATAAEFTCRVSQHNLRSQVKCGYEEVEDTEEVMDYINGVASSSSSSSEEEQEDQTEAPPRPKLQQKTRTPRCSSDDSSDNSSDKSSDNSTDSDDCRNVRQLSESARSRTRRSERACLKSPPQTPQDAKQVVRTTRSRPSPQSAAPRPEPRPTPPAARKAAPRNTVAGKRRRPRKRRRPSSPPPLFAPGEPDLLLKYTQPREGRRRSQTDHYQPFIHVGKRSCTVVNQQEEEGGGPGAPPGPVPGTSCYWLGRLGPRSRGRPPGACCLCGRSANALGLGDLHGPYYPVAPLPQGGVPPRRSSPRLDTVGLERSTPTTDNAEYTPRVKTERSEIHVCGGLCPAAEGDRVHGEEEEGGGGGDDEDDRSSVMAADSPRVPTEATRWPEEWWVHEDCGVWSTGVFLVRGRLYGLKEAARGTRDVVCCECHESGAIMGCFQKGCSLNYHYRCAISSGCLLNEENFSMKCSQHKNKVLTRAAQPGLRR; via the exons ATGGATCTGTCGACGGGCTTCAGCGTCAGCCCCCTGCCCCGCGGTCACACCGAGGCCATGGACCTGGTGAAGAGACCCGAGTGGTACCGCCGCCACGCCGTAACCCGCAGCGCCGACGGCAGCTCCCCACTCAGAGCCCGGCTCAGAGCGGACGGCAGCAGGCCCGACGGCGGCCTCGTCCTTCCACTGCGGCCCAAGATGGAGGAGGCGGGCCTCCAGGACGCCGCAATGGACTGTAGGACTGCGGCGCCGCAGGGCCGGGGCCTCTTCCACGAGAGCGTCCACGGACGGCTGTGGCAGGCGGGCTTCTACCCCACGGagaccgccgccgccgtggaCAGCAGCTCAGGGACGGACAGCGACAGCGGCTCTGATGTCATCTTCCTGCTGTCAGCGTCCAAGGACTCGGCGGCGTGCAGCTCCGTCAGCGGGGGGAGCGTCAGCCtggcggagggggcggagcttgcGCTGGACGGCGAGGGGCGGGGCTGCTTCCTGCTCCCCTCAGCGCTGAGTTCGGCCAGCGGCGAGAGCTCGTGCTCGTCGGACTCGTCGGACAGCGTGATCCCGGAGCGCCACGCCCGGCCGGTGGTGCTGCTCTCCGACGTCACCGTCCGCTACGGCCACTACTCGGAGTCGCCCATCAACATCTCTAGCGACGAGGACAGCATCGCCCTGGAGGAGGCGGCCGGCGGCGGTGAACCGATGCTCCGCGACTCTGAGGACAGCGGGTCCGATAAGGGGAGCGTGTCGGGCGAAGCGACGGCCGGGAGTGAGCGCGGCGACCTGCGGCGCAGCCCCAGGATCAGGATGGCGGCGATCCCTGTGGCGACGGCGGCGGAGTTCACCTGCAGAGTGTCGCAGCACAACCTGAGGAGCCAGGTGAAGTGTGGgtacgaggaggtggaggacacgGAGGAGGTGATGGACTACATCAACGGGgtcgcctcttcctcctcctcgtcatcggaggaggagcaggaggaccaGACGGAGGCCCCCCCGCGGCCGAAGCTCCAGCAAAAAACACGGACTCCAAGGTGTTCCTCGGACGACTCTTCCGACAACTCTTCCGATAAGTCGTCCGATAACTCGACGGATTCAGACGATTGTCGGAACGTTCGGCAGCTCTCTGAATCGGCCCGCAGTAGAACGCGGCGTTCAGAACGAGCGTGCCTCAAATCCCCGCCACAGACCCCCCAAGACGCCAAACAGGTTGTTAGGACCACGCGGTCCCGACCCTCCCCTCAGTCCGCGGCGCCGCGGCCAGAGCCTCGGCCCACGCCGCCCGCCGCCAGGAAGGCGGCGCCGAGGAATACCGTGGCGGGGAAACGGCGGCGACCGCGGAAACGCCGTCGTCCCAGCAGCCCGCCCCCGCTGTTCGCCCCCGGGGAGCCGGACCTCCTGCTGAAGTACACCCAGCcccgggaggggaggaggaggagccagaccgACCACTACCAGCCCTTCATACACGTGGGGAAGAGGAGCTGCACGGTGGTGAaccaacaggaggaggagggcggcgggcccggggccccgcctGGCCCTGTGCCCGGCACCTCCTGCTACTGGTTGGGCCGGCTGGGCCCCCGGAGCAGGGGCCGCCCCCCCGGGGCCTGCTGCCTCTGCGGCCGCTCGGCCAATGCCCTGGGCCTGGGGGACCTCCACGGACCCTACTACCCCGTGGCCCCGCTCCCCCAGGGGGGGGTCCCACCGCGCCGCTCCTCCCCCCGGCTGGACACCGTGGGGTTGGAGAGGTCGACGCCCACAACGGACAACGCCGAATACACGCCGAGAGTGAAGACAGAACGAAGCGAGATCCACGTGTGTGGCGGTTTGTGTCCTGCCGCCGAGGGCGACCGTGTccatggtgaggaggaggaggggggaggcggtgggGATGATGAGGACGACCGGTCCTCCGTCATGGCAGCGGACTCCCCTCGCGTTCCCACGGAGGCGACGCGGTGGCCGGAGGAGTGGTGGGTCCACGAGGACTGTGGCGTCTGGTCCACGGGAGTGTTCCTGGTCCGGGGCCGGCTCTACGGCCTGAAGGAGGCGGCCAGGGGCACCAGGGACGTG GTGTGCTGTGAATGCCATGAGTCGGGGGCAATAATGGGCTGTTTCCAGAAGGGCTGCAGTCTGAACTACCACTACCGATGTGCCATCAGCTCAG GTTGTCTTCTAAATGAGGAAAACTTCTCCATGAAATGTTCCCAACACAAG AACAAGGTGTTGACAAGGGCAGCTCAACCCGGCCTCCGGAGATGA
- the LOC115532723 gene encoding serine/threonine-protein kinase SBK1, protein MSSAPHCPHPYPNPQPPGGGDLLEELHLIAAHNLETLEVGRFYEVLRQLGKGTYGKVDLVVHRVRGTKMALKLLRKKTTKLKSFLREYSASLFLSPCPFIISTLGVAFQTDDHYVFAQEFAPAGDLFDIIPPQVGLPEGVAKRCVHQVAMALDYLHGRRLVHRDIKPENVLIFDRECRKVKLSDFGMTRRAGSPVKRVTGTIPYTAPELCGDAAAPPDAALGVEYSTDVWAFGVLLFCMLTGNFPWEKALPADVFYDEFSRWQRRRGGAGGVPSQWRRFSDPALRMFRRLLAAERDRRCSVKEVFSHFNHAWMLEASPAPIGGGPGNVTGNVNGNGTRNSTGSVIGSSPGPVGPPGSGGVVAGVGFPVEFSSSSSEEEVLVSRLKHQSLTPMAVVKGGVLVDKRYSSSSSSLSVGGSASSASSYERTGRDASGRILLATPIEICV, encoded by the exons ATGAGTTCCGCCCCCCACTGCCCCCACCCGTACCCCAACCCGCagccccctggggggggggacctgctggaggagctgcatCTCATCGCCGCCCACAACCTGGAGACCCTGGAGGTGGGGCGCTTCTACGAGGTCCTGAGGCAGCTGGGGAAGGGGACCTACGGCAAGGTGGACCTGGTGGTGCACCGAGTCCGAG GCACCAAGATGGCACTGAAGCTGCTCCGTAAGAAGACGACCAAGCTGAAGTCCTTCCTGCGGGAGTACAGtgcctcgctcttcctctcgccCTGCCCCTTCATCATCAGTACGCTGGGCGTCGCCTTCCAGACCGACGACCACTACGTCTTCGCCCAGGAGTTCGCTCCAGCCGGGGACCTCTTCGACATCATCCCCCCGCAG GTGGGGCTACCGGAGGGCGTGGCCAAGCGCTGTGTGCACCAGGTGGCGATGGCGCTGGACTACCTCCACGGCCGCCGGCTGGTGCACCGCGACATCAAGCCCGAAAACGTGCTCATCTTTGACCGCGAGTGCCGCAAGGTCAAGCTGTCGGATTTCGGCATGACGCGGCGCGCTGGCTCCCCGGTGAAGCGCGTGACGGGCACTATCCCGTACACGGCGCCCGAGCTGTGCGGCGACGCGGCCGCCCCGCCCGACGCGGCGCTCGGCGTGGAGTACAGCACCGACGTGTGGGCCTTCGGCGTGCTGCTCTTCTGCATGCTCACCGGGAACTTCCCCTGGGAGAAGGCGCTGCCCGCTGACGTCTTCTACGACGAGTTCTCCCGCTGGCAGCGGCGGCGGGGCGGGGCTGGCGGCGTGCCGTCCCAGTGGCGCCGCTTCTCCGACCCCGCCCTGCGCATGTTCCGCCGACTGCTGGCCGCCGAGCGAGACCGCCGCTGCTCTGTCAAGGAGGTGTTCAGCCACTTCAACCACGCCTGGATGCTGGAagccagccccgcccccatagGGGGCGGCCCCGGGAATGTCACCGGGAATGTCAATGGAAACGGCACCAGGAACAGCACCGGGAGCGTCATCGGGAGCAGCCCCGGGCCTGTCGGCCCCCCCGGTAGCGGGGGTGTCGTGGCGGGCGTGGGGTTCCCCGTGGAGTTCAGCTCCTCCtcgtcggaggaggaggtgctggtgagcAGGCTGAAGCACCAGAGTCTGACTCCTATGGCCGTGGTGAAGGGAGGCGTGCTGGTGGACAAgcgctactcctcctcctcctcctccctgtccgtgggtggctccgcctcctccgccaGCAGCTATGAGCGCACCGGTCGCGACGCCAGCGGCCGCATTCTACTGGCCACCCCCATCGAGATCTGCGTTTAA
- the mfsd6l gene encoding LOW QUALITY PROTEIN: major facilitator superfamily domain-containing protein 6-like (The sequence of the model RefSeq protein was modified relative to this genomic sequence to represent the inferred CDS: deleted 1 base in 1 codon) yields the protein MKPPQQVDIRAALLLSASFHFLCSVGQGCLLPFLTLYLRRLGLGAAATGGVMATRHLTTLLWSPLAGALTRRYDKRRLAAVLSLVGSAAMALLIPFIPPLDGRALGGRCNATAASIGSSVSISPGASISPGVSVSISHGVRSSISPGTSISPGASIGPGVSVSISPGVRVSLTTFPARQPLSSSSVGGVPPSALPAAGLLSNAPSEGQLAANGTLGGAGSGNKSVVNGHRAPGPALSHRSLDVPSPAGAGGGGGGGGGEEDRGFLSGLKGVAARQQLLLLLLMGVVAWELLAAPLAWAVEDGLHDYLDAVDAADRHGNAPTWGRLGAALGAGGAGILVSRLPCFLVGDHVTRGATHFFLYAALAAPTLLVGSALLPLLHLDRKRARGGGLMRALRLVGGRPGGPLCAAVALLGAAGGAALEDFLLWAMEDAGAGELHMGVGVALGSLSEAAFPLLLGLCSRPPGPWGPLMAGAGALALTCLYCSFLWGPWAALPAQLLRGLGAGTLWWGVGAQAEEVGAGGAGLGVQRVYGWLCAGLGAVLGSLGAGFVAERWGVRWLLRGVALGVAACCVLLPLLRWRTPQQRRINYSRLLAADESEDSGSEEEPETDWLDRALEVDRALEANLALQDHTLKGDRHRQNLSGRRGHL from the exons ATGAAGCCCCCCCAGCAGGTTGACATCCGGGCGGCGCTCCTCCTGTCCGCCTCCTTCCACTTCCTGTGCAGCGTGGGGCAGGGCTGCTTGCTGCCGTTCCTCACGCTCTACCTCCGGCGCCTGGGCCTGGGCGCTGCCGCCACCGGGGGCGTCATGGCGACCCGCCACCTGACCACATTGCTCTGGAGCCCGCTGGCTGGAGCGCTGACCCGGCGCTACGACAAGAGGCGGCTGGCGGCGGTGCTCTCCCTGGTGGGCTCGGCCGCCATGGCTCTGCTGAtccccttcatcccccccctcGACGGCCGCGCTCTGGGTGGCCGCTGCAACGCCACTGCGGCTAGCATTGGTTCTAGTGTTAGCATTAGCCCCGGTGCTAGCATTAGCCCCGgcgttagcgttagcattagccaTGGTGTTAGGTCTAGCATCAGCCCCGGCACTAGCATTAGCCCCGGTGCTAGCATTGGCCCTGGagttagcgttagcattagcccTGGTGTTAGAGTTAGCCTGACCACCTTCCCCGCGCGCCAGCCGCTCTCCAGCTCCTCGGTGGGAGGGGTCCCCCCCAGCGCCCTGCCTGCCGCGGGGCTGCTGAGCAACGCCCCCTCTGAGGGTCAGCTGGCGGCCAACGGTACgctggggggggcagggagtggCAACAAGTCGGTCGTCAACGGGCACCGGGCCCCGGGCCCTGCCCTGAGCCACCGGTCGCTTGACGTCCC GAGCCCagcgggggctggagggggggggggggggggggggggtgaggaggacagGGGCTTCCTGAGCGGGCTGAAGGGCGTGGCAGCGCGgcagcagctcctcctgctgcttctgATGGGCGTGGTTGCGTGGGAGCTGCTTGCGGCGCCGCTGGCCTGGGCGGTGGAGGACGGTCTCCACGACTACCTGGACGCGGTGGACGCCGCAGATCGTCACGGCAACGCGCCCACCTGGGGCCGGCTGGGCGCGGCACTCGGCGCCGGGGGGGCGGGGATCCTGGTGAGCCGGCTGCCCTGCTTCCTGGTGGGCGATCACGTGACCCGCGGCGCCACCCACTTCTTCCTCTACGCTGCGCTGGCCgcgcccacgctgttggtgggctcCGCCCTCCTGCCGCTTCTGCACCTGGACAGGAAGCGGGCGCGCGGGGGCGGGCTCATGAGGGCCCTGCGGCTGGTCGGGGGCCGCCCCGGGGGCCCGCTCTGTGCTGCCGTTGCCCTGCTGGGCGCCGCGGGCGGCGCCGCGCTTGAAGACTTCCTGCTGTGGGCCATGGAGGACGCGGGCGCGGGCGAGCTGCACATGGGCGTGGGCGTGGCTCTGGGCTCACTGAGCGAGGCGGCCTTCCCCCTCCTGCTGGGCCTGTGCTCGCGGCCCcctggcccctgggggcccctgATGGCCGGGGCGGGGGCCCTGGCTCTGACGTGCCTGTACTGCTCCTTCCTGTGGGGCCCCTGGGCCGCGCTACCCGCCCAGCTGCTGCGGGGCCTCGGCGCGGGGACCCTGTGGTGGGGGGTCGGGGCgcaggcggaggaggtgggggcagggggggcggggcttggcgTGCAGCGGGTGTACGGCTGGCTGTGCGCCGGGCTGGGGGCAGTCCTCGGGTCCCTGGGGGCGGGGTTTGTGGCAGAGCGGTGGGGGGTGCGCTGGCTGCTGCGGGGCGTGGCCCTGGGCGTGGCCGCGTGCTGcgtgctcctccccctgctccggTGGCGGACGCCGCAGCAGCGCCGCATCAACTACTCCCGCCTCCTGGCGGCGGACGAGAGCGAGGACAGCGGCTCGGAGGAAGAGCCGGAGACGGACTGGCTGGACCGCGCCCTGGAGGTGGACCGCGCCCTGGAGGCGAACCTCGCCCTCCAAGACCATACCCTCAAAGGGGATCGGCACCGGCAGAACCTCTCTGGGAGGAGGGGCCACCTCTGA
- the LOC115530755 gene encoding phosphoinositide 3-kinase regulatory subunit 5, translated as MELSSCTEDRIHHALQRCLAGLHRDAPNQDFWNAGLSLNRWGLEELLRREEKNSVILLQHLLTKTQEVLESSQYELVVPLTLLFSSTLLETSHWVPEGSVLQKAYSLFHSFLSWPQPCSLASRRLLKVLSTELRAPGISFQRLVREEQWLNSGNHHAKTITVLLGGGGEAGPPDVRALSDHLQRGGMTPRAAAVHLVSHAVRASLGNAYAPRRLQAALQARGDEELQEVLAVVTDSMEMAASSGAQPETARRALMGQMEQLARSLGLGSSQANGGEVSKGSPRSADNLSGEGDKSPEDVLQLPFAKCHVCPWEKDNFDNLSSILANVVHHDLAPDLYYDSEEEQEEEEGEEEEEGGRNGTDDTAVRGEPAETGRSKKEARPNRFSSGSSSSRDSGLSSSWSVPSRSPRSSGVDSDLTGEVVETDDGSASGTAAADRRKPKKKSHSLLRVERLSLMFKTPRSPTAGRRPISTGADGTLGADPPNSPRFKRSKSLPRQVRNPARSPRTPPAPPPGDRPVCVRRRPILSCDEAEGEEPPSHTLVRVVVLGGDRELGRLARAYGRLQRSERRTPRLTRRCRLQFFFVPARRPMGEGPAPGDGPTEAPPRATPTSDPPGPPQQEASTDMAHLLGLMDPWYQRSVLSLLSLSSTILYQTTATTDDEVTGSSSMDRLPLLADLLLYYCRHAHQPALLQLYRAELTLAGGGRVREVFLYSLELGNTAGTRAVRAMGAASKRFGIDGDREAVPLTLGVVYNQVSVGGRGRWTDAGEVVCTSINLHKACRRPELVDLGVENLLLSMTEVLKRQSTRSKMAVNRLCVSEVRVDRVCVRGRGGTTFAVCLDQDEKRIIQGVSRCDVSLCCKPGSSADWLSHRPLPGRVRPLHPAYCSMLCLPVNSFTASPH; from the exons ACCTCCCATTGGGTTCCAGAAGGTTCAGTTCTCCAGAAAGCCTACAGCCTGTTCCACAGCTTCCTGTCGTGGCCCCAGCCCTGCAGCTTGGCCTCCAGGCGGCTGCTGAAGGTGCTCTCCACGGAGCTCCGCGCTCCAG gtatCTCTTTTCAGAGGCTGGTGAGAGAAGAGCAGTGGCTGAATTCAGGGAACCACCACGCTAAGACCAT cacggTGCTGCtgggtggcgggggggaggcTGGGCCCCCAGACGTCCGGGCCCTCTCCGACCACCTCCAGCGGGGGGGGATGACCCCGCGGGCCGCCGCTGTCCACCTTGTCTCCCACGCCGTCCGGGCATCGCTAGGCAACGCGTATGCCCCGCGGCGGCTCCAAGCCGCGCTGCAG gccagaggagatgaggagctgCAGGAGGTGCTCGCCGTGGTGACGGACAGCATGGAGATGGCCGCTTCCTCAGGGGCGCAGCCTGAGACCGCCAGGCGGGCTCTCATGGGGCAGATGGAGCAGCTAGCCCGGAGCCTCGGGCTAGGTAGCTCCCAGGCTAACGGCGGCGAGGTCAGCAAAGGGTCGCCTCGCAGCGCCGATAACCTCTCTGGAGAAGGGGACAAAA GTCCTGAGGATGTGCTCCAGCTGCCGTTTGCCAAATGCCACGTGTGTCCCTGGGAGAAAGACAACTTTG ataATCTGAGCTCCATCCTGGCCAACGTTGTCCACCACGACCTGGCGCCCGACCTCTACTACGActcagaggaggagcaggaggaggaggagggggaggaggaggaggagggggggaggaacggAACGGACGACACGGCGGTCCGAGGGGAACCGGCTGAAACCGGCCGGAGCAAGAAGGAGGCCCGGCCGAACCGGTTCTCCAGcggctcctcgtcctcccgGGATTCGGGGCTGTCCTCCAGCTGGTCTGTCCCGTCGCGCTCGCCCCGGTCGTCGGGCGTTGACAGCGACCTCACCGGGGAGGTCGTGGAGACGGATGACGGCTCTGCCTCCGGCACGGCGGCGGCGGATCGAAGGAAGCCCAAGAAGAAGTCTCATTCGCTGCTGAGGGTGGAGCGACTGTCCCTGATGTTCAAGACCCCTCGCAGCCCCACGGCTGGCCGCCGGCCAATCAGCACGGGGGCCGACGGGACCCTCGGGGCCGATCCCCCCAACAGCCCCCGCTTCAAACGCTCCAAGTCCCTCCCCCGCCAG GTGCGCAACCCCGCCCGCagcccccgcaccccccccgcccccccgccggggGACCGTCCCGTGTGTGTCCGGCGCCGCCCCATCCTGAGCTGCgatgaggcagagggggaggagcccccgagccacaccctggtgcgggtggtggtgctggggggcgACCGGGAGCTGGGGCGCCTGGCCCGGGCGTACGGCCGCCTGCAGCGCAGCGAGCGCAGGACCCCCAGGCTCACCCGGAGGTGCCGGCTCCAATTCTTCTTCGTCCCGGCCAGGAGGCCGATGGGGGAGGGGCCCGCGCCGGGCGACGGCCCGACGGAGGCTCCGCCCCGGGCCACGCCCACCTCG GATCCCCCCGGACCCCCACAGCAGGAGGCCTCCACCGACATGGCCCACCTCCTGGGGCTCATGGACCCCTGGTACCAGCGCAGCGTCCTGAGCCTGCTCAGCCTGTCCTCCACCATCCTGTACCAG ACTACAGCGACCACAGACGATGAGGTCACAGGAAGCAGCAGCATGGATCGTCTCCCCCTATTGGCTGACCTGCTGCTGTACTACTGTAGACATGCCCACCAGCCAGCCCTGCTGCAGCTCTACAGggcagag TTGACgctggcgggggggggccgGGTCAGGGAGGTGTTCCTCTACTCTCTGGAGCTGGGAAACACGGCCGGAACCCGGGCGGTGCGGGCCATGG GCGCGGCCAGCAAGCGGTTCGGTATCGACGGCGACCGGGAGGCGGTCCCACTGACACTGGGCGTGGTCTACAACCAG gtgtctgtgggggggaggggccgctgGACGGATGCGGGGGAGGTGGTCTGCACCTCAATCAACCTCCACAAGGCCTGCAGGAGGCCGGAGCTGGTCG ACCTTGGCGTGGAGAACCTCCTGCTGAGCATGACCGAGGTCCTGAAGAGGCAGTCAACCCGCTCCAAGATGGCGGTCAACCGG ctgtgtgtgtctgaggtgcGGGTGGaccgggtgtgtgtgaggggccgCGGCGGGACCACCTTCGCCGTCTGCCTGGACCAGGATGAGAAGAGGATCATTCAGGGGGTCAGCAG GTGCGACGTCTCCCTCTGCTGTAAACCAGGAAGCAGCGCTGACTGGCTGTCCCACCGGCCACTCCCGGGCCGCGTCAGACCCCTTCACCCCGCCTACTGCTCCATGCTCTGCCTCCCCGTCAACTCCTTCACTGCCTccccccactga